From a region of the Bernardetia sp. genome:
- a CDS encoding site-specific integrase produces MYSKVKKNRFMNVVFYLRRDLNNSNRLSVIYWYLSYNGQRSKKYSTGVRVDAKFWRKSYVTGENAKPINDALNNIRADLTDLFNAYKDAIVSIQEIADIYNNNQEHITVLGLYDDLTDRKSSENWSDGTIKSYKSFRRVWLAPYCNSVSTPFYAHTFRPKHLEELASKMREHCKEEFIRKSLSKVKAAFNLGFAMEKIKTNPLNNYRLFYAERDKKEYVYLTPNEIESLENLKFSNKETHLELARDLFLIQCYTSLSFNELIGFDANEHYKETDNWKWILQKRGKTDVLQQIPLLPKAEKLLQKLKFKLNPSVNHRYNEYIRICAYRARIDKHLHSHLGRISCGAFLLNSGISLEVVSRVLGHTNINQTERVYARILDNWRVKDEFTKVFPSQEPQVQQPPQNPFSTTQNFGFTYSYSK; encoded by the coding sequence ATGTACAGCAAAGTTAAGAAAAATCGCTTTATGAACGTTGTTTTTTATCTCAGAAGAGACCTAAATAACTCAAATAGACTAAGCGTAATTTATTGGTATCTTTCCTATAACGGACAACGCTCTAAAAAATATTCTACTGGTGTACGTGTAGATGCTAAGTTTTGGAGAAAGAGCTATGTTACTGGAGAAAATGCTAAACCTATAAATGATGCTTTGAACAACATCAGAGCAGACCTTACTGACCTCTTTAATGCTTATAAAGATGCTATCGTATCTATTCAAGAGATAGCAGATATTTACAATAATAATCAAGAGCATATCACAGTATTAGGTTTATATGATGACCTAACAGATAGGAAGTCAAGTGAGAATTGGAGTGATGGTACTATAAAGTCTTATAAATCATTTCGTAGAGTTTGGTTAGCTCCTTATTGCAATTCAGTCAGTACACCATTTTACGCTCACACATTCAGACCAAAACACCTAGAAGAACTAGCAAGCAAAATGCGTGAGCATTGTAAAGAAGAGTTTATTAGAAAGTCATTGAGTAAAGTAAAAGCAGCTTTTAATTTGGGTTTTGCTATGGAAAAAATTAAAACAAATCCCCTCAATAATTATAGGCTGTTTTATGCAGAAAGAGACAAAAAAGAATATGTTTATTTGACACCAAATGAGATAGAATCCTTAGAAAATTTGAAATTTTCAAATAAAGAAACTCATTTGGAATTAGCTAGAGATTTATTCCTTATACAATGTTATACAAGTCTTTCCTTTAACGAATTGATAGGATTTGATGCGAATGAACATTATAAGGAGACTGATAACTGGAAATGGATTTTACAAAAACGAGGAAAGACAGACGTATTACAACAAATACCACTACTTCCCAAAGCTGAAAAATTGCTTCAAAAATTAAAGTTCAAATTAAATCCTTCTGTAAATCACAGATACAACGAATATATCCGTATTTGTGCCTACCGAGCAAGAATTGATAAGCACTTACACTCTCATTTAGGACGTATTTCGTGTGGCGCATTTTTGCTAAATAGTGGAATTAGCCTTGAAGTCGTCAGCCGTGTTTTAGGACACACAAATATTAATCAGACTGAAAGAGTGTATGCTAGAATTTTAGATAACTGGAGAGTGAAAGACGAGTTTACCAAAGTCTTTCCTAGTCAAGAGCCACAGGTGCAACAACCACCACAAAACCCATTTTCCACAACTCAAAACTTCGGTTTTACCTACTCATATAGCAAGTAA
- a CDS encoding DNA-primase RepB domain-containing protein, translated as MNYTVINNFLNAFECELFVIALIHFDKSQPQLRFVHNREQINKSLKFYAAKNVQGYNIYIRPKTYSVVLLDDVSRESLSELAKLQPCALVETSKSNFQVWLQTSFTPQSREQALQICRKLAKDHDADKGSAEPDHLGRLPSFTNQKEKHKTNGVFPTVFLHKFKKRFSSISLGFAKEYDLNTTHSTSRGCVLKKTNKQGYDRSREDFNTCCMLIRQKKSDEYIRNELLRTSEKAQQRRDNYIERTIRNARKVVQNQ; from the coding sequence ATGAACTATACAGTAATAAATAACTTCCTCAATGCTTTTGAATGCGAATTATTCGTAATAGCATTAATACATTTTGATAAATCACAACCTCAATTAAGATTCGTACACAATAGAGAACAGATAAACAAAAGTTTGAAGTTCTATGCAGCAAAGAATGTTCAAGGTTATAATATCTACATAAGACCTAAAACATATAGTGTTGTTTTACTTGATGATGTGAGCCGAGAAAGTCTGTCAGAGCTTGCAAAGTTGCAACCTTGTGCTTTAGTAGAAACAAGTAAAAGTAATTTCCAAGTTTGGCTACAAACATCATTTACTCCACAAAGTAGAGAACAGGCTTTACAAATTTGCAGGAAACTAGCAAAAGACCATGACGCAGATAAAGGAAGCGCAGAACCCGACCATTTGGGACGTTTACCGTCCTTCACAAATCAAAAAGAAAAGCATAAAACAAATGGTGTATTTCCTACTGTATTTCTACACAAATTCAAAAAGAGATTTTCTAGTATTTCTCTAGGCTTTGCCAAAGAATATGACTTAAACACTACTCATTCTACCTCTAGGGGTTGTGTGCTAAAAAAAACAAATAAACAAGGATATGATAGAAGTAGGGAAGACTTCAATACTTGCTGTATGCTAATCCGTCAAAAAAAATCAGATGAGTACATCAGAAACGAACTACTAAGAACAAGCGAAAAAGCCCAACAACGTAGGGATAACTATATAGAACGAACCATTAGAAATGCTAGAAAAGTAGTTCAAAATCAATGA
- a CDS encoding primase-helicase family protein, which yields MQKSAQKQTSKQSVKQSKTTEKTVQTDKQKALTDNSKKTVQNVQKVPKIPKKQEKQMYLRVGTKYYRMAEMPTGKHPVEKGKYIYESVLLYWEKQTIIDDYNKKYLYDIPKYTGFITFPSHTNYQQSINGFYNQYHKLKFEPQEGACPVTLDFVKHIFGEQYELGLDYLAILYLEPMQILPILSLVSNERKTGKSTFIFWLNELFGSNATVNDNNDFEGRFNSDWTSKLVIAVEETLIEKKAVYERIKSLSTAKSHKTEAKGKDKTEGKFFGKFILCSNFEETFMPIDAKEIRFWVRKIPTFISRGVIENVDMLATLTSEIPAFLYFLKDRGIKSPRKTRMWFTEKQIYTEALQRVMDANIPKVHKALRNYIEEILELHNLEYVEYPMKELTEIMKEEGLKVEKAYLKKELKNEYDLVASEPKWYDFYNETTEGEPLKKKGRCYKFTREVLGLEDKNIKTLKSEVSESKIVNSNSDNPFIDSTELNTKNFTKDLF from the coding sequence ATGCAAAAATCGGCACAAAAACAAACCTCAAAGCAGTCTGTTAAACAGAGCAAAACAACAGAAAAGACTGTCCAAACGGACAAACAAAAAGCATTAACGGACAACAGTAAAAAAACTGTCCAAAACGTCCAAAAAGTACCTAAAATACCTAAAAAACAGGAAAAACAAATGTATTTGAGGGTAGGTACAAAATACTATCGTATGGCAGAAATGCCAACAGGAAAGCATCCAGTTGAAAAAGGAAAATATATCTATGAGAGTGTATTACTCTATTGGGAAAAACAAACCATCATAGACGATTACAACAAGAAGTATCTCTATGATATTCCGAAATATACAGGCTTTATTACCTTTCCTTCTCATACCAATTACCAACAGAGTATCAACGGTTTTTACAACCAATACCACAAACTGAAATTTGAACCACAAGAAGGAGCTTGCCCAGTTACATTAGATTTCGTCAAACATATTTTTGGAGAACAATATGAGCTAGGCTTGGACTATTTGGCAATTCTATATTTAGAACCTATGCAAATATTACCGATTCTCTCACTTGTGAGCAATGAACGAAAAACTGGCAAAAGTACCTTTATTTTTTGGCTCAACGAGTTGTTTGGTTCAAATGCTACTGTAAATGATAATAATGATTTTGAAGGACGTTTTAATAGTGATTGGACATCAAAATTAGTCATTGCAGTAGAGGAAACACTTATAGAGAAAAAGGCAGTCTATGAACGCATCAAAAGCCTTTCTACTGCTAAGAGCCACAAGACAGAAGCCAAAGGAAAAGACAAAACAGAAGGCAAGTTTTTTGGCAAATTCATACTCTGTTCCAATTTTGAGGAAACTTTTATGCCTATTGATGCAAAAGAAATCCGTTTTTGGGTTCGTAAAATTCCAACTTTTATAAGCAGAGGTGTAATAGAAAATGTAGATATGTTAGCTACTCTAACAAGTGAAATTCCTGCTTTTCTCTATTTCCTAAAAGATAGAGGTATAAAAAGTCCTCGCAAAACTCGTATGTGGTTTACTGAAAAACAAATCTACACAGAAGCTCTCCAGCGTGTGATGGATGCAAACATACCTAAAGTTCATAAGGCACTAAGAAACTACATTGAGGAAATTTTGGAGCTTCATAATTTGGAGTATGTAGAATATCCTATGAAGGAGCTAACCGAAATAATGAAAGAGGAAGGTTTAAAAGTAGAAAAAGCCTATCTAAAGAAAGAATTAAAAAACGAGTACGACTTAGTGGCTAGTGAGCCGAAGTGGTATGACTTCTACAACGAAACAACCGAAGGCGAACCTCTAAAAAAGAAAGGTAGATGCTACAAATTTACTAGAGAAGTGCTAGGATTAGAAGATAAAAACATAAAAACTTTGAAAAGCGAAGTTTCTGAAAGCAAGATAGTTAATAGTAATTCTGATAATCCTTTCATTGATTCTACTGAACTTAATACTAAAAATTTCACTAAAGACTTATTTTAA
- a CDS encoding helix-turn-helix domain-containing protein: MNEKEQVLSLSEQGLSTRKIAAKLGISKSKAHSIIKSNQDNNIFSSLSENVSRQSDSVSKKENWTSEKPSESVSSIPKDTFSERNRTYKKRSQEEIDKENAAIQAGIDLENELKFKEHKYKGIFDINLQMLLDSKDFGIEDLKAAIRAFTEGKEVVDKLVFEVSKFTGEEEQFGFSNFLKEVLMYLRKAKIKMETFTPEELEDDSDYKFVISKELIEYEYDEELEDDDYDDDDEEQEQGEYETIVRVQLWGKYSKLKSKIEKRIEQNSLGIFDSSQNNQYYY; the protein is encoded by the coding sequence ATGAATGAAAAAGAGCAAGTATTATCCCTTAGTGAGCAAGGTTTATCTACTAGAAAAATAGCTGCAAAGCTAGGTATTTCTAAGAGCAAAGCACACAGTATTATCAAATCAAACCAAGATAATAATATCTTTAGTTCGTTGTCCGAAAACGTGTCCAGACAGTCAGATAGCGTGTCCAAAAAAGAAAATTGGACGTCCGAAAAACCGTCCGAAAGTGTGTCCAGTATACCAAAAGACACATTTTCTGAACGAAATAGAACCTATAAAAAGCGTTCTCAAGAAGAAATTGATAAGGAGAACGCAGCTATACAGGCTGGAATTGATTTAGAAAATGAGCTAAAATTTAAAGAACACAAATACAAAGGTATCTTTGATATTAATTTACAGATGCTTTTAGATAGCAAAGACTTCGGTATTGAAGACCTTAAAGCAGCAATTAGAGCTTTTACTGAAGGAAAAGAGGTTGTAGATAAACTTGTGTTTGAAGTGTCCAAATTTACTGGAGAAGAAGAACAATTTGGTTTTTCTAACTTCTTGAAAGAAGTATTGATGTATTTGCGAAAAGCAAAAATCAAAATGGAAACATTTACTCCAGAGGAACTAGAAGATGATAGTGATTACAAATTTGTAATCAGTAAGGAGTTGATTGAATACGAGTACGATGAAGAACTAGAGGACGATGATTATGACGATGATGATGAAGAGCAGGAGCAGGGAGAATACGAAACTATCGTCAGAGTTCAGCTATGGGGAAAATACTCTAAATTAAAGTCCAAAATAGAGAAAAGAATAGAACAGAACTCTCTAGGAATTTTTGATAGTAGCCAAAACAATCAATATTATTATTAA